GTAAGTTATAGATACATAGAACTAGTATTATAATATGTTGCACGGACTCTCCAAAATGTAGCCaggtgcgtgtcggatcctccaaaagtagtgcatttttggaggatccgacgaGGGTCCGGCAACATTTTTGAAAGTTCGTGCAATATAGCTGTTTTAACCTTACTATTCTGAGTTATGTCAATAAATTGAAAATATGATACTTAATTGTTATGAAAGCAGGAGCAGTGGTCATGTGTGTTCTCCAACATTGTCTCAAAAGCAACAAATCTTGGACTTCTAATGACAGGAGAAGATGGAAATCCTAATGGAGCCTTGCAAGTGGTAAGCTAAAGCACTTAGTCTAATCTTGTTGAGCTACAAAGCCATTTTGAATTCTGCTACAATTTTCTAGCTATACATTTGGTAGGCATAGGTTTCATCATATAGGAGCCACATACAAATCTAGACATTTGAATTAGGGGAGGGGGAATGTGGCCAAATGTTTTTATGACGCCGGTGCTCGGGCCAGGTTGGCGCACCTCGACTATTCAAGGTACTTGGTAGTTGGTAATTCTACCCACCGAGGATTAGGTAGATGTGAAGAAATTACTTAGTATTTTTTGTCTCTGGTGAGATTTGAACTCTAGTCTGCCAAGATTTTCATCCACTTCATTGACTACTAGTTCACACCATTGAGCGCAGAatgtggtcaaacttttgaagtCCGTGGTGTCGTCTTACTTTAAAATCTCATGTTCTTGTTATATCAGTGAACACTAGAGTTTCTGGTGTATGTAAGCAAATTAAGAGACTGGTTTTTTTTCAGATGACAGCACAATTTCATCTTCCTTCTCCACTAGTTAGGCCCCGGGAGGTCTATTTCGCGAGGTATTCTCGACAACTAGATTTCAACACTTGGCTGGTAACTGATGTCTCCTTGGAGAGTATTTTTCCAAATCCATTAGTCCAATGTCAAAGAAGACCATCAGGATGTCTAATTCAAGGGCTTCAAACTGGACTATCATTGGTAAAGCAAAATACAGCTTACTGATCCAAATCAGCTATTATTCTTAACAAGATTTCGGTTCCTAGTTAGTACATTAATTGTTAGGATCATCGTGTGTTAATTTTAGGTTACTTGGGTGGAGCATAATGTAGTATGCAATGGTTTGGTTCCCCAAATGTTCAGGCAGATACTTAAATCAGGTGTTGCATCCAGTGCAAAGCGCTGGATGCTGACCATGGAGAGACATTATGACAGAAATGCAACTGTGAAGAAACAGCATGATCAACCATTGGAACAACCCTTGCAAGACAATAGTAAGCTTGTTTGCTTTTTCTCAAAATTAAACTGTATGATCCTAGTCGTCGTCATTTTCATTCGGAAAAAGGATAAAAATACCTCTTTACTATTAAAAAAATATCTTAATTTGTTCTCCGTTATACTTTAGAGTCATTCAAACTTGTACATGTTAGCAAATCGTTTCGTATTTGCCCTTGATCCGAACAGATCTCCAAGGTTCGGAGGAAAATGTTAACCTTACTCggccttggtggatagagttacctgatACGTGTTGTTAGTAGAAGGTagcatgtatgctgtggaattagTCGAAgtgcgcgcaagctggcccgACACCATGGTTATcaaaaaaattgaaaactttTTTCCTGCAGTATATTGATGTATAGAATCCAATATGTCCACACTGGAGCTCCGTTAAAGCCAAGGGCAAATACAAGACGATTTGCTAACtatgagaaagcacgggagaaaatatattattgatattagatgtttaaatacaatacaagaggtccctatttatagttatacactacaaggagatattactcctcttccaatatgggacaagactacactatacatatctgtaaactaacactccccctcaagccggtgcatacacatcatatgtaccgagcttgttacatatgtagctaatacgagaaccagtaagaaaCTTAGtaaaaatatctgctagttgatcattcgactttacaaactttgtaacaatatctcctgaaagtattttttctctgacaaagtgacagtcaatgtgtttagtcctctcatggaacaccggatttgatgcaatatgaagagcagcttggttatcacacactagttccatcttgctaatttctccgaactttaactccttgagcaactgcttgacccaaactaactcacacgtcaCCATAGCCATGGCTCGATATTCGgtttcggcgctagatcgagcaactacattctgtttcttgctcttccacgaggCCAAGTTaactcctactagaacacaatatccagacgtagaacgtctatcaaaaggtaatcctgcccaatcagcatctgtgtacccaacaatctgctcgtggcctcgatcctcgaatagtaatcctttgcctggagctgactttatataccgaagaatgcaaATAACTGCATcccagggagaatccataaactgacttacaacactcaccggaaaataaatgtcaggtctagttactgtgaggtaattcaatttgccaaccaacctcatATATCTCATAGGGTCTCTAAGAGGATcccctgtccaggcagaagcttagcattcggatccataggagagtcaataggtttgcaaccatcattccagtctcctcaagaatgtctaaggcatacttcagCTGTTAAATAACAATACCTAAGCTAGACTgagcaacctcaatacctagaaaatacttcaatctatcgagatccttagtctgaaagtgctgaaagagatgttgcttcagattagtaatatcatcctgatcattgccagtaataacaatatcatcaacataaaccactagataaatacacagattaggagcagaatgccgataaaacacagagtgatcagcctcactacgagtcatgccgaactcttGAATAATTGTGctaaacttaccaaaccaagctcgagaggactgtttcaaaccatatagtgacctgcgcaatctgcacacacaaccattaaactccccctgagaaacaaaaccaggtggttgctccatataaacttttttctcaagatcatcgtggagaaaagcattcttaatgtctaactgataaagaggccaatgatgTACGACATCCAtagacaaaaagagacgaacagatgctactttagccacgggagagaaagtatcactataatcaagctcAAAAATCtaagtatatccttttgcaacaagacgagccttaagccgatcaacctggccatccgggccgactttgactaCATAAACctaacgacaaccaacagtagacttacctgcaggaagagtAACAAGCTTCCAAGTGCCACTCGCATGTAAAatagacatctcgtcaatcatatcATGTCGCCATCCtagatgagatagtgcctcacctgtaaacttagggatagaaacaatggacaaagaagatataaaagcataataagGTAACGACaggcgatgataacttaaaccgacatagtggaAATTacgattaagtgtggatcgtacacctttgcggagtgtaattggttgactaagaggagacaagtccgcagtaggtgcagaatctgatgcggggcgtgaatcacctgggcatgatgctggatgtggacgacgatgataagtcaagagtggtggagctgcagaaagttgaactggattatgtggaggaactagagctataggtggtggagttacaactggagttgtaggtggtggaactggagctataggtggtggagctataactggagttgtaggtggtggagctagagtgactgaatctccaaaagatgaaactggtagtacctcagaaatatctaagtgatgacctgaacctgtaaaatatgattgggtttcaaagaaggtaacatcagcggacataaggtaccgctggaggtcagaAAAGTAGCATCTATACCCCTTTTATATTTTtgagaaacccagaaatacgcacttaagagcacgaggagctaacttatttGTTCCTAGAGTAAGGTTATGGATAAAataagtgcttccaaagatacagggtggaagagagaacaaaggtaagtgggaaaacatgacagagaatggaacttggttctggatagctgaagatagCATACaataataagatagcaagatgtaagaactgcatcccccGAAAAATACAACGGAgtatgagattgtatgagtagggtacgagtagtttcaataagatgtctattctttctttcatctACCcaattttgttgagatgtgtacggacaagatgtttgatgaataattccataagattttataaactgctgaaatggggaagacaaatactctcgggcaatatcactacgaaatgtgcgaatagaaacttcaaattgattttgaatttcagcgtggaaggtctgaaaaatagaaaacagctcagatcgattttttatcaaaaatatccaagtgcacctcgaataatcatcaatgaaactgacaaagtagcggaatcccaaggtggaactgacccgactaggaccccaaacatctgaatggactaaaataaaaggtgactctactcgattatcaagacgccgagggaaatgtgagcgagtatgcttaccgagcAGACAtaactcacactctagagctgacaagtgagataaaccagataccattttatgaagtttttacaaactgggatgtcccaaccgtttatgtaataaatctggtgaatcagtaatacaggacaagttgtagaaggaagacaagatgtgagtccatgtgatttagcaaggataaggtaataaagtccattTGATTCATACCCGGTACCAATGATCTATCCCGTACTGcattcctgtataaaaacatggtcattAAGAAATAAAACGGcacatttaagtgatttggctaagcgactaacagctATAAGATTAAAAgaactattgggaacataaaggactgaatctaaaggtaaggaaggaagtgggcttgcttgacctattgcagttacCATGGTTTGAGACTCATTCGCCATTGTGAcatttggaagagattgagaatatgaaatagtagtgaaaaaaGATTTGTTACCAAATATATGagctgatgcacctgaatcaatgacccaagactcagaggatgaagtATGGGAGAAAtaagtcacgctattacctgtttaaacaacagaagctatctcagaagatgtctgcttacatgctttgtactgaaggaactcaatataatctgctaaagaaaccattcgactattcaaagcatcggttctCATATCGCtacgagatgtctgcttacatgctttgtactgaaggaactcaatataatctgctaaagaaaccatccgactattcaaagcattGGTTCtcatgtcgctacaatttgtagtagtagggttaacttgaaatagtgaaaataagtaactcctgtgagaaaactgaagaaatagcttaAAAAACACTGTTTACAACAGGAAAACAGAACACTGTTCACGCTGGAAATACTGTAGCTCgccggaatctactgtagctgaCGGAAAAACTCAAAGTGGTCGGAATGAAACAAAACCAGTgagggtaggatcggaattaccaggcgatCCTACTATTCAACTGGAACTTTTTCAAAATCTGGCCGGAACAGTGTTCACGCTCCGGCGCGTGGGTCAGATCTCGCCGGAAAAATTTTCTTTTCCCGGCACGTGAGGGCGTGTAGACGTGTGTTTTCCGGTGGGGttgactggggtttggtcgccggagcTTGAGGAGTCTTGTAGTggtgttggtttttgcacaacaCCAACAGAAAGTGATTTGCTTACGGACAACCTTTTAAGTCGCCGGAAAATAGCACGGCGAAGAGGTCTTTCTTTCCGGAAGTCGCTGGAATGATACACAGTGACAgatttctcactaatgctctgataccatgtgagaaagcacgggagaaaatatattattgatattagatgtttaaatacaatacaagaggtctttatttatagctatacattATAAGGAGATATTACtgctcttccaatgtgggacaagactacactatacatactGTAAACTAATACTAACGACCAAGGGTATGAATGACCCTGAAGTATAACGGATAGTATAATTAAGATATTTCATCCAGGGAGATGGGGAGATAGACGGGGATGTCACGCACCGTAtcggggtggggtggggtggatgaaatggaggttagcgtccggagtcctgtgtgacaagaatgtaccaccgaaacttaaaggtaagttctacagagcggTGGTTAAACCGGCCATGTGGTATGGGGCTGAGTTTTGGCCACTCAAGatttcacatatccagaagatgaaagtagcagaaatgaggatgtttagatggatgtgcgggcacactaggatggataagattaggaatgaggaTATTCGGGTGAGGGTGGGCGTGGCTCTCgtggatgacaagatgcgggaggcgAGGCTTAGGTGGTTCGGGTATGTGCGGAGGAGGAGCCAAGATGCTCCGGTTATGAGGTGTGAGCGTTTGGCTCTGGCAgttacgagaagaggtagagggcagcATAAGAAGTACTGgggcgaggtgatcaggcaggacatggcgcaacttcagaTTTCcaaggacatggcccttgataggaaggtacggaggtcgagcattaggatTGTAGGTTAGGGGGTAGTCGAGCATTTCTCTTCGCTGCGTCGGCTAGTCTGATAGTGTTTCGTCTAGGACTGCTAGCGGTTTTTGTTgtgtttcacttttttttttttttttccatattTTGGCCTTTCCATTTATTTGTTGTATTTTACGATGCTGATACTATTTTTCTGGTTTCTGTTGGGGTTACGAATCTATTGTCTCTGAGCTGAGGGTCTcccggaaacagtctctctattccttcggggtaggggtaaggtttgcgtacattaTACCCTCCCcggaccccattagtgggattctactgggttgttgatgttgttgtataTAGTGAATAGGTAAAGTTGACCTTTCCCTTGTCATTCATCGATGTCTAAAACTCTAAAGGAATACATATAGTCTATTATGTAAAGAGAAAACTAGCTTTAGTACTGATCATCGGCTATTCTTGTGTTTATCTTTATATTCTAGACATAGAAGAAGGAAGGAAGAATTTAATGAAGTTGGCAGAACGGATGGTGAGAAGTTATAATGCTATTTTTAGCTCATGCAATGAAAACCAGTGGATGCCCTTAAGGATACAAGGTGGTGGGAATAACTTCGCGAAAACAAGCTTGAATTTAGATGCTCGAGGAACCCCTCGTGGTGTTGCAGTAACGATTTCAACGTCTGTGTGGCTACCGATCCCACAGAAAGACGTTTTTGAGTTCCTTCGAGCAGGCGAAAATCGCTGCAAGGTAATCTGCTACATAGAACTCTTCAACATTTAGCCATGCTAGTACATTAGTagtgtacaacaacaacaacaacatacccagtaatatcccacaccctgaggtctggggagggtagtgtgtacgcagaccttacccctaccttgtgaggatagagaggttgtttccaattaGTACATTAGTAGTGTGTTTTTGTTATATTCTTAGAGCAGATtcacttttctttttctctttgcaCCAGTTTTAGGTTCAATGATACAAATATATAGAGGGGAATGTTGGGGAGGGTGAGTTTAGGATTCAACTGTCGAGACGCCTTTGGGAGTAAAGCCTTCTTAGTTGATAGAGTTTATTCCATTTAATTAAAACTCCACTTATTACATCCATCTTCAGTGCTGCAATCTGTATTCTGAACTGATGCCATTTTTCATTGCTACCACATATTGTTGTAGTGGGATTTACTCTCCATTGGGTGTATGACTCGCGATGAACTACATATTTCTTCAGCACGAGACCCTGCAAACTCTGTTTCACTAGTCATGGTAGAGGTATGTCAATTTAATAACTTGTACTCCGTAAGTAGTACGTTTTgattttaatttcttattttattttacaaAGGTGGTGTCGAGCCAGCTTTCATGTCCATTGGGTACCTACTACCTCCCATAAACACAGGAGGGTAATTATGCCTACCAAGACTTAGGTAGAAGGGAAAACTCacctaatatttttttatttagaaTTCTACAAGGAATGAAGTTGAGACATATGTTGCGCGGACTCCCGTGTCGaatcctccaaaaatgcactaTTTTTGGAGGATCAGAAATGCTCCCGAGGACATTTTTGGAGAGACCGGACAGCAAGGTTGATACATAACATAATTAAGCAATTAAAAGTGTACTATCTAACAGCTTAAGCTTCTAGATGAGATGGTCGCACGcttcaacatggtattagagcagaCAGAGGTTCTGTGTCCAAATCTCACCGTCACCAGAGGCGTATGTAGTGTTATAGTACCGGGTTCATCTGAACCCAGTACTTTTGACGTAGAGCAAAAAATTAGTGTAAAAATTCACTAAAATTGCAACACATAATGGGTCTCAACCCATAACTTTATAAATATAATTGGTTCGGTACTAAGAACCTTAAATATTTAACTCACTGTGtttaaatcctgaatccgcctctgACTGTCACCCAAAAAGCAAAAACATATTTCCAAGTGTAATAAGCCAACACGTGACGACTGTGTTGAGAATTCTCTCTGACGGTCACACATTTCAACAGTTTCTAACAGTTTTCTTGATTAATAGCCTCCCAATGGAAGAGAAGACAAATCAGAAATGTTTTACCTCCAAGAAAGCTTCACAGATTCAACAGTAATGTACATAATTTATGCACCAGTTGATGCCTCAGCTGTGCAGCATATTATGGAAGGTAAATACTCAGATGATGTAGTAATGTTGGCTTCAGGATTTGCTATCCTCCCTTTCTCTCCTGAAAAAACAAACTTTCCAGAGGATATTCTTACTGGTGGAAGTGTTCTAACCATAGCATTTCAGTTGATGGATGAAGAACTATCAACGCCGGAGTATCTTCCCCCACACTCGGTGTTTACAGCAAACAAACTCATATCTGAAACAGTTTCCCTAATCAAGGATTCATTGTTGTTCAACTCTGTATGTTGAAACATTTATTTTGTTCCTTAATATTCTTCTTTACTGAGATGAGAAGATGTTTGGCATCTAGAGAAACTATGCCAAGACTGTCATTTCCCTTGCTTTTTTTTCCTCCTATTAAATAGAGAATAGAGAACATTAAGATTCATGTTTAGTGATCGAAATTGTAATTTTTTTCAAATGTTTTTCAAGTATGACAGTCCCCTGCAAAATAAATTACCAATATAAGCTGCATTATATTTGGAAAAAGCTGATTACTCTGTTTTCTGGTTTTTTGAGTGATATTTGGTGGATTTGATCATTCCAAGGCCAGGCTACAGTTTAACTCCTCTAGATATATATGATATTTAAAAGACGAATAACTTTGTATAGGAATGAAATAAACTTGATGTCTATGGATAATATCAAAACGAATTTGGATTTATAAAATAGCTGGTCGAAGAAATATATACGTAAAGGCTAGTTTTCAgactggtaattcaaaaatagacagcatttgcaaagtcattgaaaaataatcacTATTTTACTGCAATACGGAccgatccagcataatatactggagattggtgcacccttccagcatattatgctggaactccaacacgcggaaagttccagcataatatactggagattggagcacctgtgtatgaacttccagcatattatgctggaccggtatattatactgaaactctagcatattatactggagttccaatatattatactggaactccagcataatatactggagttccagtataattaGTATAATATGctagagttccagtatattaattttcgttcagatttatctttacatgaaaagtggcaaaatttcgattatttttgaaactgtggctatttttcaattaccacttgtaaatctagctattttttaatttatccCAATATACACGGACTGGTTCGTTTCATTCGTTCATTGGACCAAAAGCTTCTAACGCTGATAATAATTTCTCAGCACCCAGAAAGTAAAAAAGGCAGAAAACCAAATCATACACAAGAGAATAGATTAATGTACATTTGATCTAATGCgccagcataaagcaaaaccacCCCTCTTATCAAAAAATGTTAGCCCGGTgaactaagctcccgctatgcacaGAGTCCAGGGAAGGGTCGGGGCACATTGCCTGATGTAGAAAACTGGAACAAATGGATTTCTTTACATATTTGCTCTAACACTTTGTTCTTTATCTTCTGTTAGCATTACTCACCCAGATTGTGTAGTGAATGACGAGCAATTCCAGACGATACACTATCTTCCAGGAAGAATATCAGTAAATGAGTAATCATGGGGAGGACCTGCGTTTCATTTTTTGTACCTcattaataacaattcaagctgTCTTCGTTGAAAAATAAAATTCAGATAACATTAAGTTACAGTCAGCTTACCTTCTTGTTCACCTAAAATGTAAAacggaacatgggaaatcattttagTTCCCCCTTCACTCCAATTCACAGTGCCAGGTTTCTGCATCCCTTTACTTGGAGATTCACATGGTCCCAAGATAGACAAACATATAGCAGGTTCATTCATCAGACCCAAATAATCACGTGCACGCCTCCAGACTCTTGCATCTGAGATCCGAGAACGTGCAACCTGTCAATCAGATTGACAAATTAAGCATAATAACCCAAAATCTGAGACATTTACCATCATATCAACTGCTGCCACGAAATACTTTCTCTAAAAGGTGATCGCTGTAAACTGCCACAATAAAAGCTAGATACACTAACCTTTGCCAAGGATACACGGGCCCTGGGCAAAAGCTCACGGTGATATGTGGCAAGCTTGGCAATGGCTGTCACAACGAAACACAATAATCTTGATTGTGATGATTTTCTGAATTTTGCAGTATTAGACCCAAGAGCTGATTCACGCAGACCCAGACGGCTTATCAGCAAAAGAAAAACATAAGACTCAGTAAAGAGTGGCATCTCAAAATGAATCTCTGATGTTGTGCAAAGCAGTCAATAACAGTCTACCTTGAAGAAAGGTTTTCATACAAAAGTAATTCCAAGCTCTCAAAGAGTTCGCGAGCGGCATCTTTGTGGGCTTCACCACCACCTCCATGCTCCCCAATTACCCAGCATAATTGTAATGCCAATTCAGTCTGAGAACAGTTAACCTTCAGTCAGTTCTTTCAGGTTAAATGAGATAGAGATATATGCCTTATTGTGACTTTGGAAAGAAGGTCCAGTCACCTTTGTCGGACTATCATAAGCTTCTCCAAGTCTGTCCACTATAGGCTTCTGCACAAACATAGGGGTGGCTAAAAGTACACCAAATCAAGGAAAACAGGGAAGGTAAAGAGGAAAGAGAGGGGATTGCGGGTCTTATGATTCATTGAgaaaaactcaaatataaaaAAGTTATGAGATGAGATATGGGCAAAATAAAATACACGAAGGTGCGCAAGTCATGCAGAAATGCACTTCATTACCATTCTAACCAATTACGACTTTGAATTACTATACAAGATCAAAGTGACGACTTGCTAGGTATAATTAAGACCAATACCTTCAGAAGTGCAATGAAACTAGGAGATCGATTAAAGGCTGCAAGCATGAGCTCTAAGATCCTCTTTTGAACCTACAAATATGAGTTGGAATGTATCACCAACTAAAATTCCAAGTACACTCAAACAGTTAAAAGCACTACTATGATACTGTGCAAAGGTGGCATCCACTCAAAGGGTCCCAGCATTAGGAGAGGGATCCTCCTGTAAAAGATGAACCATAACTATTCTATTAAAAAATGCTCCTTCTTTCCTAAATTTTTTTTGTATCCGCCAAATTCTCGTCCTTCTAAAACTCTACAAAAGTTCGTTGCACGGATATCATTCAGTTTTGAGTATAAACTTCAATGCCTTGAAACAATTCTTagattcaaaagaaagcaaactTCATTTTTCAACATTCATGAAAATGCATGAAGAAAAAGAAGCAGGCAATCTGCTCCACTGGAAAGGAGCCATTCATATCTCTGCTCTACAGAAAGGGACCACTAATCCAAGTACTTTTTTTAGAAGACTAATCCAAGTACCTTTAAAACCACAAAGCTATAaaaaaatgataatgataatttaTGGAACTACAATAGGAAATTTCTCCATAGAATATTGCATAATCAACATGATGCTACAATTTGAGAAGGCAACCTTCAATTTATCTACACGAACTTAGATACCTCGTACAAGAATAGCTTGTCTGGAAATAAATTGGAATATCTTGCCATAAGTAGGGGAACCAGAGCACATATTAGAGCTGCAACAGAAACATTATGAATCAAACTCTTCATAGAGCTGCTTCCTTGTTTATCAAGAGAAAAAGCCCTCCTGCATAAAATGGATGAACTTACAATCACTGACTTCATGGATCACTGTAGCAATATACATATCAAGCAGCCGAGGCGTCATTCTCAGTGCTTGTTTCAGTCTATCAGACATAGGCGAGCTAACTGCTGCTTGTAGAGCCGCAGCCACTGC
The DNA window shown above is from Nicotiana tomentosiformis chromosome 8, ASM39032v3, whole genome shotgun sequence and carries:
- the LOC104121703 gene encoding uncharacterized protein, which produces MAGGDKYKEFDFHLRSLSHSARDSNFANDPASDPSLLNSVKSLCDLCISEKSEDLIARVYPHLNRIFQRCVASISQSQTSNGLLLLAILQFFLDFGDVVLHDADPSLRTFFKSCLSREFADPIVAEATLGFLNANKKKISSSFPTLLPQFFPLLLKLIAWNGEKLEKAFLRLFPGLISQGSFLPLFPSIIDLPILVVALEKVEKSSGSLVGSSIASIQKSTAPEMLLALMDEAYTGSTIGDGGVDSESEDSTTMAVADPFFLELLKDENDGLAERHWASPAVAAALQAAVSSPMSDRLKQALRMTPRLLDMYIATVIHEVSDSLICALVPLLMARYSNLFPDKLFLYEVQKRILELMLAAFNRSPSFIALLKKPIVDRLGEAYDSPTKTELALQLCWVIGEHGGGGEAHKDAARELFESLELLLYENLSSSRLGLRESALGSNTAKFRKSSQSRLLCFVVTAIAKLATYHRELLPRARVSLAKVARSRISDARVWRRARDYLGLMNEPAICLSILGPCESPSKGMQKPGTVNWSEGGTKMISHVPFYILGEQEGPPHDYSFTDILPGR
- the LOC104121702 gene encoding homeobox-leucine zipper protein PROTODERMAL FACTOR 2-like isoform X1; this encodes MSPEEKPGLEHYGYLESMSVLERDMPRASDLLLSVSMCAEVYKGKIVDLALAASEELKQMAQEQEPLWLFDTNKQTEILNEAEYKRRFVHLDPTLEEIIKVITRGGPIDIPNLNGNVDDTSENAQMSMLEMENSAMPSEIEASRAIGIVLVDPINLVNMLMDVQEQWSCVFSNIVSKATNLGLLMTGEDGNPNGALQVMTAQFHLPSPLVRPREVYFARYSRQLDFNTWLVTDVSLESIFPNPLVQCQRRPSGCLIQGLQTGLSLVTWVEHNVVCNGLVPQMFRQILKSGVASSAKRWMLTMERHYDRNATVKKQHDQPLEQPLQDNNIEEGRKNLMKLAERMVRSYNAIFSSCNENQWMPLRIQGGGNNFAKTSLNLDARGTPRGVAVTISTSVWLPIPQKDVFEFLRAGENRCKWDLLSIGCMTRDELHISSARDPANSVSLVMVEPPNGREDKSEMFYLQESFTDSTVMYIIYAPVDASAVQHIMEGKYSDDVVMLASGFAILPFSPEKTNFPEDILTGGSVLTIAFQLMDEELSTPEYLPPHSVFTANKLISETVSLIKDSLLFNSVC
- the LOC104121702 gene encoding homeobox-leucine zipper protein PROTODERMAL FACTOR 2-like isoform X2 — protein: MSPEEKPGLEHYGYLESMSVLERDMPRASDLLLSVSMCAEVYKGKIVDLALAASEELKQMAQEQEPLWLFDTNKQTEILNEAEYKRRFVHLDPTLEEIIKVITRGGPIDIPNLNGNVDDTSENAQMSMLEMENSAMPSEIEASRAIGIVLVDPINLVNMLMDVEQWSCVFSNIVSKATNLGLLMTGEDGNPNGALQVMTAQFHLPSPLVRPREVYFARYSRQLDFNTWLVTDVSLESIFPNPLVQCQRRPSGCLIQGLQTGLSLVTWVEHNVVCNGLVPQMFRQILKSGVASSAKRWMLTMERHYDRNATVKKQHDQPLEQPLQDNNIEEGRKNLMKLAERMVRSYNAIFSSCNENQWMPLRIQGGGNNFAKTSLNLDARGTPRGVAVTISTSVWLPIPQKDVFEFLRAGENRCKWDLLSIGCMTRDELHISSARDPANSVSLVMVEPPNGREDKSEMFYLQESFTDSTVMYIIYAPVDASAVQHIMEGKYSDDVVMLASGFAILPFSPEKTNFPEDILTGGSVLTIAFQLMDEELSTPEYLPPHSVFTANKLISETVSLIKDSLLFNSVC